A single window of Sphingobium sp. SCG-1 DNA harbors:
- a CDS encoding RidA family protein: MTRKLISSGSPFETQVGYSRAVVQGDWCFVAGTTGYDPETRVMPDAVAEQAGNALGVIGKALEEGGFSFADVVRATYYISDAAYWDEIGSALGAVFGDIRPAATCIVCGLVKPEMKIEIEVTALRQVA; the protein is encoded by the coding sequence ATGACACGTAAATTGATATCCTCTGGCTCTCCCTTTGAGACGCAGGTCGGCTATTCACGCGCCGTAGTTCAAGGCGATTGGTGCTTCGTCGCGGGCACGACTGGCTATGATCCGGAGACGCGAGTGATGCCTGATGCCGTGGCGGAGCAGGCCGGCAATGCGCTTGGTGTCATCGGTAAGGCGCTGGAAGAGGGCGGCTTCAGCTTCGCCGATGTCGTCCGCGCCACATATTATATCAGTGATGCGGCCTATTGGGATGAGATCGGTTCTGCGCTGGGGGCAGTGTTTGGTGATATCCGTCCTGCGGCGACCTGCATCGTGTGCGGCCTCGTAAAACCCGAAATGAAGATTGAAATCGAA